From the genome of [Limnothrix rosea] IAM M-220, one region includes:
- a CDS encoding SWIM zinc finger family protein, whose product MSNSYFFSVRAAERITSKRVKRVSLWRNGAVLVHFKNGKINTIDPLNFQRDFVDFRQRQSREILLSRITPTLYACKSAAYEKVYSVVIEPERLRCSCKDWEIQLEEGLQRPCCKHCYAVLRDLGCSSLQDYLKLPF is encoded by the coding sequence ATGAGTAATAGCTATTTTTTTTCTGTGCGTGCGGCGGAGCGGATTACAAGTAAGCGTGTTAAGCGGGTGTCTCTGTGGCGGAATGGGGCGGTGTTGGTACATTTTAAAAATGGCAAAATTAATACGATTGATCCGTTAAATTTTCAGCGGGATTTTGTGGATTTTCGCCAGCGTCAGAGTCGCGAAATTTTGCTGAGTCGGATCACGCCTACTTTGTATGCTTGCAAGAGTGCTGCCTATGAAAAGGTTTACTCGGTCGTGATTGAGCCGGAGCGTTTACGGTGTAGCTGTAAGGATTGGGAAATTCAATTAGAGGAAGGATTGCAGCGTCCTTGTTGTAAGCATTGTTATGCGGTGCTGCGGGATTTGGGGTGCAGTAGTTTGCAGGATTATCTAAAGTTGCCTTTTTGA